TGCCGTGCTGGCTGGCGGTACTGgcagtttgtattttaaaaccgAGGCTCAAACAGTGCCACAGGGACAGAAGTTTCTCTATCACACCATTTTGGGGCAGTGAGCAATTgtgaaaatggggggggggggggttgggtgaAACCATGGCAAGAAGGCTGCAGGCAGATTTTGTGAGTGATTCCGGTTGCCTGCCGGTGCCGCTGACTCAGTCCCTGATCGTGTGGTTGTGCAGTTAGCTCTGCCCAGATGAAATCACATCCTCTCTGCCGCATCCCGCCCTGCTGTGCTCGGTGGCATTGTGCTGCGCTCTCGCGCTGCCTGGGCCCGGCAGAGCAGAGTGGAAGGTGTGTGTGGCTGTTTCTAGAAGATTCCTCAGAGGAATGGCGGCacccagcctgcctgcacccaTCCTGACTGTCCCAAGTGCTGGGGCACAAGGGATGCCAAATTTCTGCCTCGCTACATCTATAAGGCTTACTGGCGCTGCCCCCGGCGAGAGGATCTGGCCCTTGCTGTACCTTGTGGCAGtgcaccctgcagcccccccctaCTCATGGGTGGCTCTGGCTGGGGTCTGGGTAAAGCTTCAGCCCTTCTCTTGCCTCACCTTCTCAGAGCAGCAAAGGCTTGCAGGGGAGCCCTGGGTGCTCCAGGAGCCTTCAGCTCCACACACCACTCAGCACCGAGGGCATGAGCACCATGGCCAGGGGGGATCTCAGGAAAGCTTGGGGACTGtcttaagatttgggtttttgcATTTCTGCCTCCAAACTGTCCAAGGGAgcgcagcagcagtggggggaGCAGCTCCCTCGTGGGGTGTTTGCAGATCCCAGCCCTGCCATagggataaaaaaaccccagggtttTTGGCAAACTCCCTCTGGCCTGCACTGGTTTGTGCCTTACTTGTCCCTACCCCGCCAGCCCAGTTGTCGCTTCGCCCTCCCATCACACTGGCACAGTCCCCAGCAACCCTCATCGCCCTGCCTGCGCCCCGACTCACCGGAGAGCTCCGGGCTGGCCTCCAGCCTCATGGCCAGGCAGAGGAAgaccagggctgctgctggccccaCCAGCCCAGCCATAGCACAACCGCTGCTGGCTCTGCTGCGTCCCACCAGGCAGCCTCCGCTGGTCTGGTCCTCGGTGGCAGCTGGCGCCGGGGCTGGCAGTGCGCGGGGACAATGGCTCGCTTCTCTGCACTGCCAAAGCACTGGGGCCGGGCGGGTGCCTGTGTACCCGCTCTTTGTCTGCTGCCCAGGGCGAGGGGCTGCTCTGGACAGCTGGGACACTCTCAGCACAGGGACACCTCCCACGGGGAGGGAGGGACATGTTTTCAAAGGCACTCCATGGCGGGTGAGCGGGTGCCGTGCCTTGGCATCGCTGTCGCTGGCGGAGAAACcggcagccccttccctcccacctccaTTCCCCCCGAACAGAGGGACAGGGCTTGGCAAGGTTTCCAACATGCCCcctgctttctcacagacacGGTGAGGCAGAAATCCGGATACACGTGTGCTGTAATCTTCGTCTcggcaaatgtccggccattcACCATTTGAGGAGGAACGGAAGGGCTGCCTGCGCTGCCTCCCAAGGCGGCTGTtcctgcagaaaaggcaaacgccctCCCTGCATTAAACACCGCGGGCAGGGACCTCTTTGCTGCCGCCCTTCTGCCCCCACAGCCTCCGCAGGGCCAGATATTGGGCGCTGCGACATCTTGCGAGGAGGACACCATGCCATCCCCATGCCCTCCGCCACGCAGGAGTTAAATCCCTGCCCGCTGCTTCAGCTGGCAGCTCGGAGGGAAAGGCAATGGGCAGGAGCTGCTCGCTCTGTCCCCAGGCTGAGGTCAGCACAGAAGGCAGCAGCCGGCAGTGCCAGGAGCCGGCGCAGCACCCTGCGGGCTCAGCATCATTCAGGCAGGGGCGGCAATGAGGGGGCCGGGGCGGCAGCAGGGACCGGCACACATCACCCAGGGGTCTGCAGTGGGAGCTGGGTGGGGGGAGCAAGATGGGCACCAAGCTCGTGGTGAGGTTGCTGCCGAGGCCTCGCTTGGCACTCGTGATGCCATTAATTCATCCCTTTTGCTTATGAGAACGTCAGGCAGAGGTTCTTGTCCCATCAGGCGGAGTTTCAAGTTGTCTAAAAGCTTTGGtggggcagaaagaaaaaaaatgcccccccccagcccctcccatGCAGCTGCTAGTGTGAGCACCGCTCTGGGCTGTGCAGCAGGACCCAGGAGAAACATCTGCCTTGGCAAGACTCCTCCGGGAGCCTGCAAAATCATTTCTCAGCCTAATTGTCTTGGGGTGGATGCTTTCTTATCAGGGTTTGATTATTTTTAGGAAAGTCTGAGCTTACCCAAGCTGGGGGCGGGGCTGAGTCAAGCAATCAGGATCCCCATTTTGTGCAAAGCTCGGTACCAGCTATGGGGTCCCAAGGTGTGAGATGGGACTTGCCCAAGCGAGGAGTTAAGCCCGTGGGTGCTGGGAAGCCGTCTCCACTGGGACGGCAGCCAGGACGATCTGACGGCGAATGTTTCCCTCCCATCCTGGGGAGGAAAGCAAGCTGGTCATCCTTCCGGCGAAACAGCCCAAATTCCAGGAACGGGGCCCTGCCGGAGGTCAGCCCTGGAGACATCCCTTCCCATCACCCCGCCACACACTGCCCTGGCTGGGCTGCTGCCAGTGGCGCTCTGGGGTTCCCCGCTGCACCCCGACACGCTCCAcctgctttgctttccctccttgGCTGTTTTGCAATCCTTCCTGCCCAAGATCTGCACCCTGGCAGTGCTCGGCCCGCTGCAAAGAGCTGGTGGCAGGCGACCAGGCTGCCCCATTCAGCTTCCTGCAGCCTTGCCCTGCTCAGCCCCCGCTCCTTGCAGAGAGGGGTGCTCAGATGAGCCCACCCGGGGGGACCCCCGGGGCtggtgggcagggagaggagctgtaGCCTCCCTCCTGGCAGCTGTCCGTCGTaatgcagcagcaggaggggggaaGGCAGCGGGGACGTCAGCTCGGTTCACCCcaaaaaggtaaagaaatggCAAGCCATGGGGCACCGGTGTCTGGGCGCAAGGGCGGGAGGATGGTGAAGGGGCAAGACCAGACCGGAGCAGCACGAGCAGCGGCAGGCAAGATGCTTCCTTTGCAaatcccctgctcccagctgggaggtgacagcagcggtgccggggctgcccgggccgCCAGCCCGCTGCTTGGAGGCACTGGAGCAGTGCCTGGGCGGGCGCGATAGACTGGAAGGGGACTCGTGAACATGTCCAGATAGACCCGTGCTGAGTCACGGCTAGGAGGCCCTGCAGCTCTCTCCTCCCCGCGGGCAGGTCCCGGTGCACACCCCATCGCACACCCCGTTGCTCCTCCCCCCctcaaaaggaaggaaagggcGAGCCCCGGTCCTCCGCGGGGCCCGAGCATAGCCGAGGTGCTCGAGCCGCCAGCCCGCCAAAAGCCGGAGCGCCGCAAAGGACGGACCAACTCACCACAGCAGTGAGCGGCCAGCAGTCCCTCCCCACGCCGCCGAGATGGAGAGTCGGCAGCACAACGCCACCAAGGAGCCCGAGATCGAGCTGTTCGTGAAGGTGGGTCTCGGGAGGGACGGTTGCGCTTTGGCGGTTCACCACAGGCTCGTCCTCCCCAGGCTCCAGCTGGGTGTAGGCAGTGGAAATTCGTGGGTGTCGTCACGTTTCGGGAGGCTGGAGATGGGTACCAAGTTTGAGATCGCTCGCCATGAAGGCTGGCTAAGCGGGTGCCcacaggagaggagcaggcacgTGGTGGTGCGGGGACCGGTGGGGTGTCATGCCCAACGTCCTAGAAGATGCCCTGGTCTCGTGGTGGTTGCGTACCCCGGGGGAACGGCGCTGCTGGCAGCTGGTGTAAGGAAGGAGCGGGCACACATGCGTCTCAAAACCCAGATAAGACAAGCCCCAGCCTGGGAACAGCAAGCGGGAGGGCTGAGACCAGTCACTTCAGCTTCTTCTGCGAGCCAGGGTTGCGAAACAGTACTGAGGGCTTGGGGAGTCGGCGCGAGTGCCCACATGTGGGTGGGATGGGGCGGCTTCACAGAGCAGCCCAGGGGGATTATtagctggaaatgttttgttttttttttccctgttaagcAATTTTCCGAACACTTCCCCTGGAACATTTTAACACTCaagttcaaaatatttgcagCGGACATGCAGGGTATAGAAAGAGAGGAGCCGAAGCTGGCAGCTGATAACTGCGTGTGCCAGCAGCGATGCCAGCGGGGCCCTGGGACACACTGTCAAGTGACAGTGGCCAGGGGGAGCGATGCCTCCCTGTGCCACTACATTGAGGTTTTAAGGGCAGTTTCCCTGCAGCCACTCAGCTCCATGGGCTTTGCTCCTCTCCTCCTAGGGCAGCTTGGTGCCCGAAAGGACCATGGTGCCCGGCCGGAGGCACCGGCTTCCCTGGTGCAGGCACTCGGCAGTGCTGGGCACCGTGCGATGCCTTGCTTGAGTTGTAGTTGAAAATACGTACGTGTTGGAAAGGATTATCTGAGCCGTCGTGGGCAGGATCTCCCCTGTCCCCTTGCCAAAACTGTCGCCACAGCGGTGCTTGCCAGGCACCGAGCTCAGCTGAGCCAAATCCAGACAAGTGTATTTTCTTGGCGAAAGTAATCTGTGTCTTGAATTCCCTTCTTAGCACCACTTTTTCCCTGGGATggctggggagaagaggaaaacgATACATGAGATGACTGCAATGGCAGCAGCATGTTCAAGGGGGTTTTCAGAGGGAagggaaacagaaagcaaagcagcagcgtTGTCAGGACTTCCCCTATGCCTTAATTTAGCACGAAAAAACCCTTCTGGCTTGTCTGTTAACAGACAAATTGATGCTGTGCCTCCTTCTCTTACCATTCAGGACCCAGTTTTACTAAAGtcacagcagctcctggctgcaaACAGGCACCCTCCCGTGCCATTAGCACCTCGCACCTCTCCTGGGCCGGGGTCCGCCCTGAGACACAGCTGCCAGTGTAACCCACGATAGCTGTAAATCACGGGGAGCCGATGCTCCCGCAAGCGCCTACCGGCACGCTGGCCCTGCCCAGCTTTCACTTTGGCAAATGCCAAAGTTAACTTGGCAACAACGGGGAGGGTGCAAAGCAGCTCCTGCATCACCTTCGGGTTGGGGTAGGTGGTCCCCAAAGGGCTGGCAATTTCTCACCCTGCCGTGGTCCTGGTGAGAGCATTGTCCTGCTGGTTGGGGGGCTCTCCCTGCCTGGGAGGAGGCTCTGCCCCTCAGCCCCGTGAGGCATTTAGCTGCCCCAAGGCTGCTTCCCGGCTTTCAGGGTGGCTGTAGGAACCGTGGGCAGGTCCCGGTGGGTGTTGAGCACTTAGCAGTGCCCCAAATGCTCagagctgctccctcctcccgccATGTTTCATGCTTTCACTGAGGGGGAAACCACAGCAACAGCTAAGTAACTTCAGGGTTTTAATGCCTCCTGCAGCCTCGTGAGGCCTCAGAGCGTTGGCGCTAAAAACCTGCACCTCCCTGGAGATACTGTGCTCGCCCATGCTGGGTTTATCCATCATCCAGAGGGGAAAAGAGTGAGGAAAGTCAGTCTAGGGGGGCTGCAGGGTCTGCACCCCTGCCCcggtccctgctgcagcctggggagagcaggggaagagggttTCTCCAGAGAAGGAAGTGAAGAGCAATGACTTCCCCGCTGTGCTGCTTGGCTTTTGCTGCGGAGGGAGAGCATGTGGCTACAAGTCTCCCCAAACCCCTTTCCCCTGAGCTCCCCTGGCTCCTGGAGGGGTCTCCCCACAGCCATGTGGGTGCCAGCAGGGCCATACCAAAGCCCGGTgttcccccccagcagcacccaagTTCTGGTGGAGCTGCCCTCCACTTCCTCCAGATAAAGATTTGGCTCTGAGCATCCTAGGATGGGCCTGGCttagtttttttcccctgcagaggCTGTCCTGATTTTCCTTTCACTCCAGTCCAAAATTCTCCACctctctatttttaaaagacaagggGGAAAACCAGCCTGAGCTGCTCAGAGGCTGGAGCTACAAGACAAGCACAGAGAACCCTGAAGCAGGCAAGCACAGCCTGAGCCTGGAGCAGCCCCAGTGAGGGACATCCCACACACCCAACTGTCCCCTCCAGCACCACCACTGCCCCTTGTGCGACTCCACCAGAGCCACTCGCTGCCTTGGCTCTGCACAACAGCTCCCGTGGGGCCAATAAGATAAATTGCAATTAAGCCCCCTTGCTCCCAGCCTTGTGCTGAGCGAGGAAAGCAAAGGGGAGTGCAGCTGGCTGGCTGCCCTCTCCTCTGCCACCAGCAAGGCCCATCtcaggagagcagggaggaaagcTTCAGTCCTCCTGCTGGGCAGCCACAAAAGCACCTTCTGAGCTGTTGGTGTTGGAGATGTTCCAAAGGATGGCATTAGTTTTGGTTTGTAGGTGCCAGCAATgatggagaggggaaggggagcagagatGCCCTGCTCTCATGCCAGCGGGGTAGCCCTCATGGCTGTTTTCTGactctcccctccagctccctcaCAGGACATCTGATACACAATTTTATCCATTACCAAAGAAGCCTTATTTGTTATAAACTGACACGGGATGCTCCTGAGTGGCAGCTACCCAGGAGCATTTCTTATTAATAGCCAGCAAAAAGCCTTATGTGTGAATTCAGCTTCACTTCTGGGTATATCCCAGAGAATCAATACATTTCTCAGTTCCCATTTCTTTTCTCAGGAGCATCATTTCATGACAGCTGAGCATGGGAAATACAGGTTAGAAGTAATTTTCATTCCTCTGGAAGGACTAAAAAGTGTTGGCATAGTGGAAAAGCAGACCATCACCTCCAGCTGACCACTCAAGAGTGTCAGAGTTTTGTTTTGATCAGTTTACCATCTCCCTTAGGGTGAGTTTGAGGCTGGTGTATCTCTCCTGGAGAAGCTGAGCACTCCGGAGTCCACACATTTCTGGGCACCTGTAGATACAGACAGGTGACTTGTAGCACTTACCTCCAGCCCGGGAGAGCCAGGCACAGGTCTCTGCATCTTCTGTTAATGAAGCATTCTCAGTCATCCTGTCTTTGGGGCCACAGTGGGGTGCGAGCTCTGGAGCCACCTCCAGCTGCCCACTCTGGATATTATTGCTGCTACTTGATTTCTGCACCACCAGATCCTCCCAAATCTCATCATCCTCCTGCTTAGCCTCTGGACTTAAGTTCACCAGCTGATATCAAAGCTTAGCCATCCCACTGGGGCTCATGTGCTGACACAAGCTGCTCTGTGGGAGCAGCATCCCTCTGTGAAGGAGCTGGCATGAGCTGTGCTCTCCTTCCTGCTGTGGCAGGACTGCCACATGCGCCAGAGGACCATGGTTCACGTGCAGCTGAGGAACCAGTTAACTCTCTTAAAGAAGTCGAGTTTCCTGTGAGCCATTTTACCTCTCACACCATGGCGCAACTTCCCTCTCTGAGCAGCATCTGTGCCATTTTTCATGCACTGGGGGGAACCTGCCCTGTTCCTCTTGATCAAACTCATCATAAGGAGTTTCAGTCATTTTTGCAAAGGATATTTTCAGCTGCTACATAGCAAGGAAGTGGGCTTCACTccacctgctgctgctttcctttgggACTGCTGAATGGGCATCATCTGGGTGAGACTCTGATGAAGGAGCCCTGGTGGGACTCAGGCAGGTTGTCCAAGCTTCTCACTTTTCTGTGTCCCCGCTGCTGTTTGATCCCATCCTGGTCACAGAGCAGCCCCTGAGTGCTGAGATGCTGTGGCTGTGTCCATGCAGAGGGGTTGAAAGGGACTGTCTGCATGTGACTGAAGCTTTAGGTGCTGACATGCGGCTCTGTTCCCCACCGATGCTGGGTGGGATGCCAGTGCGAATCATCTACCTCTGCACAGCCCCACTActcccagccccttctcctccccgAGTCCGATGAGGCTGCTTGGGTGGTTCTTGGCCACCATCAGCCCAGGGAAGTCATGCCTGGGTTCGTTAAATGCACACAAAACTGGAGGCAGACACTaacagaacatgaaaacaaaCCACTCTTTTCCTGGCAAACATGAGCAGATTTCCCTTCTCACCGCCCTCTCCAGCCTGGCCTCCTAGCCAAGCGgaccctcccttcctccccatccaTCAGCAATCACCCGccacctccttcccctgcctccttctccttttcctcctggctTTATCTCGCATTTCTGGGAAGGATCCGACCCCAGGCATCCTGAGGATGCTCTCTGATGCTTTCCAGTGGCAGCAGGGCCACAGCTCAGGCAGGGACTCCCTGCAGCATGCAATGCTGGGATGTCGGGCCAAGCCCTCCGTGTGCGTTCCTCCCGAGACTGGCTCCAGTGGCTCGCCACCTCCAGGCATCCCATCTGGGCTGGGTGAGCCCAGCCGATGGGTTAAAtccttgtttttctgctttcccgGCAGGCTGGTCTGGATGGAGAAAACATTGGAAACTGCCCCTTCTGCCAGCGCCTCTTCATGGTGCTGTGGCTCAAAGGGGTCAAGTTCAATGTCACCACGGTGGACATGACCAGGTGAGACAGCACCATGgcccagccctgtgccagcagcGGGGTGAGACCCCCTGGCTCAGCTCCCCCCATCAGCACTTTCCTCCCTCCCATCTGCACTGCAGCCAGTATGCCACCGTGAGAGGGACAGGGGTGACAGCCCCTGCCGCACGCTGCCCGTCACaccatggggtgcagggggtgggcCAGCACGGAACTGCATGCCATGGGGACCCCCCTGTCCTGCTGGATGTGGGTACAAGTCCAAGACACCACAGGGCAGACCGAGAGGCTGGGGGGCACTTCTCAGCCCCCCAAACCCAGAAGAGCATGCAAGTGGGGATGCTCCCAGTCCTGTGCCCCCTCCCACACACCCACCTCAGCCTTGTCTGTTCACCCTGGGGAGGCTGGCGGGTGCAGACAAGCTGCAGGCTCTGAGCCCACTTATTTTCTCCGCTCCAGGAAACCTGAAGAGTTGAAAGATTTAGCGCCGGGCACCAACCCACCCTTCTTGCTGTTCAACAAGGAGCTGAAAACAGACTTCATTAAGATCGAGGAGTTCCTGGAGCAGACCCTGGGTCCACCCACGTAATTGCAagctcactccttcccccttTTGTGGCCCGGCGGGCACGCCACAGCATTGCGTAGTGCTCGGCAGATTGGGAAACCGAGGCAGGGTGCTAGGAGGTGCCTGAGAGCagcttggggagggggctggctccccacccagcaccctgaGCCATGTTCTGCAGGGCCAGGGGTTGCCATGCTGAGGGGCTGCGTTCCCAGGGGAAGGTGGTGGGTCGGGCTGCGAGGGGACTGGGACGGACTAGGATGGAAAACAATGGGAGGAAATGCACCGGTCCCTTGGCACAAGCAGGGCTGGCGGGAAGAGGCAGAGCGTGGGGAGGGTCCCTGCAGGCACGGGGACCCCCTGGGAATTGGTGGTTTTGCAGCTGGCTGTGGCACTTGGTGTCGAGGCAGAGGGGGAACGTGAGACCCCCTTTGCCCGCTTATATTCGGTTTGCTCAGCTGAGCGAAAGCAAATGCCCGCGCTTGAATGCAGCAGCGCAGCTGGCCCAAAGGGCTGCCAGGGAGGGGGTGTCGCCcccgccccccctgccccgagctcATGCAGGGCACTGCCCGCAGCCCGCCGAGCCAGCCCACCCCATGTCCTGCACGGCTGCAGGCCCTCCCGCTGCATGCAAAAGAGGAAGCTTGAAATGCACTCATCAACCGCCTCCTCGGATGTGTCTGCCCTTGCAGTGCGCCCTGGGATGCACCAGCAAACAAAAGACTGTTCCTGAGGAAGTCATGGGAGCTTCTGGCTTCCCCAGGCCCCTCCTGTGCCAACATGCATCCTCCAGGCTGggccagagctgcctgcaggcagagatTTGCTCCGGGGCTCTGCGGCTGCCAGCGTCCCCAAACCGTGGCATTTCTATCCTGTGATTTTCCCCTAGCAAACACCCAAGATAATACAGCTGCCAGGGTGGCAGCTGCAGTAATGTAAAGCATCACCATTCTCCCACAACCAGCTGAATATCACCTGCATCCTCCAGTACCAGCCCTGGGCACTGTGGCCCAGGAGATAACATGGCTGAGGACCACGCAGCTCAATCTCTGCCTCCATCCTTGCCTGCACTGACATGAGTGTCTCTTTAAAGGTACCCGCACCTGAGCCCCAAGTACAAGGAGTCCTTTGATGTGGGGAGCGACATCTTTGCCAAGTTCTCGGCGTACATCAAGAACCCGCGCAAGGAAGCAAATATCAGTAAGAACTGcgggtgggggctgcagggctgtgatctgcCACGGTGGGAGTGGGGAGAGATGCTTTTGTCTGTGGGCCAATCCTGCCACCAGGTTAGGGTTTCTGCTGCCTTCCCCACCAAAGCCTCCTTGGCAAGTggaggagcaggcaggaaggGCGAAGGCAGTCCTGTGCTCCAAGGGGCTACGGCCCCTGGTGCAGGCGCTGGGGAGAGCAGGTCCTGGAGGGGAGCGGAGGGTGGTGCTACTGGGATCCCCTGGGAGCAGAGACTATAGCCAGGGTCCAGTGCTGTGCACTACCGGTGTCGCCCTGAGGGCTTTGTCCCCGTACGCAAAGCCTGGGAGAGGCTCAGCCACCCTGGCATagtgctgggctgtgctgggagcccAGGCCACCAGGCTAACTGCACTTGTTTCCCTGCCCACCCAGATTTTGAGAAGGCCCTGCTGCGGGAGTTTCAGCGGCTGGATGTCTACCTAAACACTCCTCTCCCTGAGGAGATTGACCAGGACAGTGTGGAGGACATCACCATCTCCAAGAGGAAATTCCTGGATGGAGACCACCTGACGTTGGCTGATTGCAACCTCCTGCCCAAACTGCATATCATCAAGGTAATGGCACCAGCTCCCAGGGCCGAGGTGGGGGCAGCCACTGCAAGAGGGGGTGACAGGGTGGGGTGATGCAAACAGGGGGCTGGGAGTCCCATATTTGTCCCCCCTTAAGCCAGACAGCGAATCTTCCCCAGGTCTGGGAAGTCTcagcctccccctcctcctctctcctctagATCGCAGCCAAAAAGTACCGTGACTTCGAGATCCC
This region of Harpia harpyja isolate bHarHar1 chromosome 18, bHarHar1 primary haplotype, whole genome shotgun sequence genomic DNA includes:
- the LOC128153725 gene encoding chloride intracellular channel protein 2-like, whose product is MESRQHNATKEPEIELFVKAGLDGENIGNCPFCQRLFMVLWLKGVKFNVTTVDMTRKPEELKDLAPGTNPPFLLFNKELKTDFIKIEEFLEQTLGPPTYPHLSPKYKESFDVGSDIFAKFSAYIKNPRKEANINFEKALLREFQRLDVYLNTPLPEEIDQDSVEDITISKRKFLDGDHLTLADCNLLPKLHIIKIAAKKYRDFEIPADMTGVWRYLNNAYACDEFSHTCPADEEIEHTYASVARKMT